The genomic interval GTGACGACGTGGGATGAAGAGCCCCACGAGGCCGTTGAGTACTTCCTGTTCGCGGCGACAGCAGGGCGAGGCAACCTGCTCGCCTTGGTTCAGGCGCATCCGGAACTCGAGGCCCTGCTGCGACAAGTGAGGGAGTGAGTCCGCCAGCGAAGGTCAGCCCAGCCGGGTGATCATCCGCGTCGCGGAGGGCTTCGCCTGTGTCGCTCGCACCGTCAGCAGAGCTTCCTGGGAGGGTCAGGAGATGGGTTGGTCGAGGACCGCCTGGTCAAACCACACATCATCCACCTCGCCATCCGTCAGGAACCGCCACCCAGGTGGAAGGGCAAGGTAGGGCAACACGAGGGGGCACCACTCCTCCAGGTGTTCGACGTGCAGCGCCTGGAAGTAGTCCACATCGGTACTGAGCTCACCTTCTCCCGCCCAGAAGAACCAGCCGACGCCTCCCGGCTGGGTGCTGTACCGCACGCCGTAGATCGGCATGGCCCCGGACCTCAGGTTTCGCGCGATGGCGACTCGCGTGCCGGCTGGGATGGGCGAGAACTCCGCCCCTGCTCGTTGGCAGACTCTCTGCTGTGCTTCGTTCAGCGTCATAGGAGAACGGCGTCGTGAACCCGCGTGATACACGCGCTCATAGGTTCCGACGCGTCTTCGTGCAAGCAAGCAGGAGAGACGGGCTCGTGGGTCTGCCGGGATGGGCGCGGCCTTCGAACGGGTGGGCGCTCGGGCTGCCGCTGGAACAGATGCGCCCTCTCTCTGGACGGCGCCGCGGAACCTCCGGCTATCGAACGAACCACGATTCGAGCGATGATGGGAGTCGGATTCTCCTCGAGCGAGTCGGTGGATGTTGTCAGGCAAGTCAGCGAAGTTCTGGCTGCTGCAGGTGTTGGGCTGGTTTCCCTACCTGCTCTTGCAGCTCCTGTTCCGGGTAGAAGACCCGCCGAATTTTCTGTTCGAGCACCTGCTCTTCGCCGCCAGCCTCACGCTCCTGGCCTTGCCGGGCAGTTTGGTGCTGCGCGCCGTCTACCGGACGAGAAGCGCGTGGCTGGGTGGTGAGCTGAAGTGGTTGGCGCTCGTCGTGGGTGTCAGCCTCGCTGTCGCGCTTGGTGTGGACCTGGGGCATCACACGCTGCTGTGGTCGCTGGCCAGCCTGCGAAAGGCCTTCGTCCCGCTGGCCGAGGATCAACCCCTGTTCGCCCGGGCCCCCCTCCTGTTCATCACCTACGTGACTTGGAGCCTGCTCTATCTGGCGCTGAGCCGTCAGGAGCGCCTGGCTCGTGCCGAGCTGTCACGGCAGGAACTGGCGGTTGCCCTCCGTGAGGCCGAGCTGCAGAGCCTGCTCGCGCAACTCAGCCCTCACTTCCTGTTCAATGCCATCAACAACATCCGCGCGCTCATCTTGAAAGACGCAGAGTCCGCTCGCGAGATGCTCGGCACGTTCGCCGACCTGTTGCGCTATCAAATCGACAGCAACAAGGCCGCCCTGGTCACCGTCGCTGACGAGCTGACGGTCGTCCACGCCTATGTCGCCCTGATGCGGCTCCAGCTGGGAAAACGTCTTCAATATGAGGAGCGCATCCACGGCGCCAGCCTGAGCCGGATGACGCCCAAGCTGTCCCTCCAGTTGCTGGTGGAGAACGCCGTGAAGCACGGCCTCAGCAGGACCTCGTCCCCTGGCGTGTTGCGCCTGGAGGTCGATGCGGGCGAAAGCCACCTCCGCATGGTGGTCAGCAACTC from Myxococcus stipitatus carries:
- a CDS encoding immunity protein Imm33 domain-containing protein, whose amino-acid sequence is MTLNEAQQRVCQRAGAEFSPIPAGTRVAIARNLRSGAMPIYGVRYSTQPGGVGWFFWAGEGELSTDVDYFQALHVEHLEEWCPLVLPYLALPPGWRFLTDGEVDDVWFDQAVLDQPIS
- a CDS encoding sensor histidine kinase; translation: MLSGKSAKFWLLQVLGWFPYLLLQLLFRVEDPPNFLFEHLLFAASLTLLALPGSLVLRAVYRTRSAWLGGELKWLALVVGVSLAVALGVDLGHHTLLWSLASLRKAFVPLAEDQPLFARAPLLFITYVTWSLLYLALSRQERLARAELSRQELAVALREAELQSLLAQLSPHFLFNAINNIRALILKDAESAREMLGTFADLLRYQIDSNKAALVTVADELTVVHAYVALMRLQLGKRLQYEERIHGASLSRMTPKLSLQLLVENAVKHGLSRTSSPGVLRLEVDAGESHLRMVVSNSGRLGDTPPESGLGLLNLKKRLALAYGDAARFSLLQEGEWVVARINIESTP